Genomic segment of Panicum virgatum strain AP13 chromosome 9N, P.virgatum_v5, whole genome shotgun sequence:
CTGCTGGAAGGGAAGATCTGTTGGCTGAGAGCCGGAGGCGTTAGGATCTTGTGTAGCCTTCAagtgcactgtccgtccttgccgtgttgcatatatgaccaagtccGGGAGAGAGTCCTGGTTGGACTTGGAATTCTTAGTCGAGTTGTATTCGACTTCCttactatactggattaggACATCAAGTTCATCCTCCGAGTCAGAAGAGTACTCGGAGTCGGAATCGGTTAAGCCGCCGATTTTGgagtatgtgtgctttgggtgagtgAGAAGCGGTATTCCCATCTCTAtgcggagggcgttctcgttcatccaatgtagccatgattgagtgggagtcaatccttcaggctccttgatccagggtttgtcaaaAATCGACTTGCTAGTTTCTTCTGAAGCTTTggattttccctttttaagcttggccagttcccagagGGTGTCTGCATTCTGGGGTGGTTGagccatagcgtccatgaacagATCGACGCTGTCAGACCAATCTTTGAGATCATCGAATAGTTCAAAGTTGTCGAGGCtgttcatgaattgatcaaagtcctgatcgaataaGGATTCGCCTGGTTGAGGAATCCGATTGtaagcaggtttcggtgaaagATTCTGAGGTTTCCTGGAGAAAGACGGTctcatccgaacaagccgggggtttgtctttctagatcccccgcagattcctcctcccgatttctgcttcTTGTTCTGCAGAGTGCTTTTAGCTATCTTAATGCAGTCGACGAGAGTAGACACTACTCGATCGACCCTTGAGAGCATATCACCTGACCGTTCCAGTGGTGGTTCAATGCTTCTGGGTTCTGCTATGTTTTTTATGAGCCGAGAGCAGATTCTGCAAGCTTGATGCATCCCTCTATTGACCGtgaaactcgatctactccatcgagtagttctgaaTTGTTGATCTTGGGGCATTTGATTGACTTGAGATCAGTCACGTACTTTCCGAGAGTTTCAGAAAAGTGAAGATTTTCGGGATCGGAGTTTGTATCAGACTCGGCTAACTTGAGAATTCGAGTTGGAGTCGACACGTTTTCTGGAATATCCGAACTAAGCTCGGATGGAGCTTGCTTTCCATCGAGTTCTGCAATCTTGCAGACGTCGGCGGGTTGGATGGTGGTTTTCGGTTTAGGCGAGtcgggcgtgacaaggtggctggagaagctgCCAGTTCCATTAGCGtgcaagcccaagaaccgaaaatAAGGGTCGTGCCCTcaggcacgttgttggcgtcgcttgatccggccatcgaattcgcctaTGAACTCGCCGAAGCCCCTacttggcgcgccagctgtcggtgtttaccgccaagcctgctcagggatacccttagcagtaaggtttgtaggtaggtgTCGACTGCTCtgaaactcgatggtacaaggaacacaaagatttagacaggttcgggccgcgagttgtgtaataccctacgtcctatgtggttgtttgtattgccttaggtgttgatgatcttTTGAGGggatccctgcccgcccttatatatctggtggaacagggttacatggaaagttctagccgagtacggttggagtcctactacaacacagtCGGGAAGTTTCCTTTATACTGCAGCTAGTCCTACGCCTATTCGGATAGTTACAAGAGAAGTAAGgcccatgagctatcccttattctagaacattctatgcctataagcagtcccgctgccccaggtctgacagTTGCTTTCCGCTTCTTCTCATTTTCGCCACCAGATTGGGTGGCATCATCTGGAGACGGAGGCATGCAGTACCATGTTTTGTATTTCTTCTGCAAGAGAGTGGTTTcatcagaaaagaaaagggaattACTCATAGAAGTACTCGAAAATGCTTATTGACACTTACCCAGGAATTCTCGGGCGGATTGCCTGCCCAAAGGAGCGCTGGTAGAGTTAAGGACTCGTCaaagttgtcgagtactttgcagcatcttcTTACTACCTCAGAACAAGCCATTGGTTCGGAGGTAAATCTGGTCGGATCTTTTATGCCTTCATATCTGAAGGCGGGATGCTTTCGATGCTGCAAAGGTTGTATCCGACGACTCACAAAGGAGAACACCACATGATTTCCAGTAACTCCTTTCTTCTTCAGCGTTGCAAGAGCGTCAAGAAGGCATGTTACTTGACTGTCACCAGGTCCAATACTCGTACAATTTGCTTGGACCTGGGGGCGCCAGGAGTTCTCTCAggaagtggagattcaaagtttCCGACGTGAAACCAGAAACTTTTCCACTCGACTCCTTTACCAGATGGTTGGTAAGATAAGTACTTGTCTCGGTTCTCAGGATGGAGTACTAACTCACATCCACCGACGACGGCGGGTTTGCTAGCATCAGGAATTGGTACAAGGATGAAAAAATGGTGGAAAAGATGAAAGTGAGGGAGGATGCCAAGGAATGCTTCACAAAAATGGGTGAATATCGAACGATGCAAGATAGACTATGGGGTCAGATGATGGAATTGGATTCCCCAGAATTGAAGAAGGGCATGAAAGAATTTTGAGACAGGTACTGGGAGACCACGTTCTACGAAAATCGCGGAACATGAAGGTTTCAAAAGTACCTTCATATGGATCATAGCTTGACTCTGGACCAGCCCCATATTCTCCAATTCCTGCACGGCTGCTTCGGACATTTTGCTCTTTTGCCAGCCCGTGGAGAGATCAGGAACTTCCTCGACTTCAAGCTTAGACTTGTCCtttttgggagccatctcagtgTCACGAGCGGTAATCtcggctcgggggctacgagaggggctagTGGAAGGCAAACAGAGAAGCCAAAAGCTTGGGAAAGTTTGGATCTAAAAATGGCGGCGACCAGGAATCAAAGGGGTAAAAACCCTAAAAGTTACCGCACAATTTAATAAGGTTGCAAatggcaattttgtgaatacaTGGAAGACCAACGGTCGTTGACTATTCTGAGCTGTTACTGAAAATTATCGGGATATGATCGTTTGTCATGAGTTTTGGATCCTTAAATCTAAACTGAAATATTTAAAATTCAAGGCTCCAGGGTTGCAGGATATGTGCATTAGAGagttatttttcaattttttggaaaataatgaaggaaaaagactgaagtgaccctcagcctgattctgcgattcaacctaaggctcgggggctacttcatatggagcgcgagtacttcgcgcaccatatatgatcaagatttcggggcttgagcacctcacaaccTTGAAGCAACCAcaagtacttggaagactacttGATGTACTTGAAGGAAGGactagaagcaaccagaaggatgttctgactacttgaagtactcgaagatgccctgccaagtactcgatgcctgcaggactcaGCTACGTAGAGCTCGgtggcttgtcagacccggggcagcgggtcTGCATAtgggcatagaatgttctagagtaagggatagctcatggatgtaccttacctctcttgttactacccgaataggcgtagaactagctgcagtacaaggaaactactcgaccgtgttgtagtaggactccaactatactcggctaggactttccatgtaatcctgtcccatcggatatataagggcggacaaggaccccctcaaaagacatcaacacctaaggcaatacaagcaaccacacaggacgtagggtattacgcacctcgcggcccgaacttgtctaaatccttgtgttccttgcaccatcgacttccagagcagtcgatccctacttataatcctactgctaagggtatccctgagcaggcttggcggtaaacacagACAAAGTCCTTACAACCAGCTAGAGCAACTTTCTTGGAAAAGTGGCCAACTTGATCTTTAAACCTGTGCACATCTTCATTCAACACCTGACTTTGTTTCTCATAATCACCATGATAAAATTTTTCAACAGCTGAAATGAACCCATCCATGACCTCCTTAGATTCAAATATAGATGGATCATTGTAGCTATAGTAAGTATTTAAGAAGTATGCAGCCTTGTGCAATTGACAGTCCAGCCTATCCTTCATCTTTGCATCAATGATTGCAATAATGGAATGGTACAAAGTCCCAGACCTGTCCACATTTCTTACAGCCACCTTGATTTCTTTCTTAGCCTTTAAGATCCCTCCATATAGCAAAGCCATTGATGGCTTGATATCCCCATCTACCATGCAAAGTACTTTGACCAATGGCTCAAATACCCTCAAACAAAGTGAAGCACCATTCCAAAAATTAGGCCTCACCAACGTGGCTGTGGCTTGCACACCTTTGGCAGTCTTCTTAACTTGGTTTATTTTCTCCCATTCCTCACTTTGAGACTTCATCCTtagctggtccttcttctcataCAAGCTTTGTAAAGTGAGAAAATTGGAAGCAAATCAGGTCAGTGGCGGAGGGCTGTGGAGGCGAAATTGGGCCATGGTCCCCTTGGTCCAGGAAAAACAATGAGTAGCTAATAGACACAACAACACCACGGCCTGTCATTCATAGTGTTGAGGCCGACACGAAATCACATTACACGCCTACACATACTGCAACCAATGGTCCAGCAAGCGTTCCAATCCAATTAGTAGTACCCATCTCACTGCTAGCATGTTACTATGATCACTGTAGCACTGGCACCCCCTTGGGTTCAatgctagctccgccactgaatCGAGTCACACCTGGCCTAATGATGTCTCTCTTCTTTGTAAACTTTCTCATCAAAGAGAGTGTCTTATGATGTGCATAATTGAAGATAGTAAGAGCTTTTGCTTGATCAACTATGCTCGTGAACTTCTTCATCTTTCCCATATCTTCAAGCATGAGGTTGATGGTGTGAGTAGCACAAGAGCTCCAAAAGATGTTTGGCTTCAACACATACAACATGTCCTTTGCTGCCATATTGTTGGAGGCATTGTTAGTGACCACTTGGACTACATTTTGTGCACCAACTTTCTCAATGCAGCTGTTTACATACTGAAATATTAGTTCACCAGTATGGGATTCAGATGAGGCCTCCTTTGATTCAAGAAAACTTGTACCAATGCTGCAATTCACACACATATTCATTATACTCCATCTTTTCTGATCAGTCCATGCATCAGTCATAATGGAGCAGCCATTCTTAGCCCACTCATTTTCTTGCAACTTCAACATCTCCTTTGTATCACTGACTTCTTCATGCAACAACTTCTCTCGTTGGTAAGGCTTCTTTGCACCAGGCCCATAGCGTCCAGCAGCTTCAAGCATTTGGTCAAATTCTTCATTATTGATGGCATTAAAAGGTATACCTGAAATTAGAGAAAACAAGATTAGAAACCTGAACTTATGCTAGTAACCTTGAAGGCTTGAACTGAATATATGTATGGCAAACTAAAACTGCCATCACATACCTCTCACATACAATCACCTTGCAATGTATCTCTTCAGTTTATGAAGCCTCTCCTTCATTATATGCTCGCTGATTTTGGGTTGAATTTTCTTGCCCAGAGAACTAGCATCAAGGGGCTTTGTGACCTTGTCCATAGGACCAACTGTTGCTTGTGATGCACTTCCAATTTCATGCAGCCCTGTCTCATCTTCCTTGTCTGATGGAACATCAATTACTACATTATCTCTAACCTCTTGCTGTTCCATCAACCTTGCCTTTTTAGCCTTGCTAGAATCATCAATAGCTTGCTTGCACCATGCTATGTCTTCAGGTGTGGCATTCGGGCATGGTGTCACCTGTCCTCTCTTTTGAGCAATATGCAACTTCAACCTATACATGCCTGCCTTGACAACTTTAGGACATAGCTTGCATTGGATCACATTCAAATCATTAAGATCAACTAGCACTCCATATTCCCATCCTATGTCCTCTGAATTTCTCTTAAGGGACACTGGTTTGTCCACGGTAGCAGCAGAACGATTAGATGCACCAGACGACATTAtgtaaagaaaaagaacaatATTTGATTCAAACCTATTGTTTACTGGAAGCTCAGTTCTGTCAGTACTCAATACTTGAATAAATGAATAGATAAAGACAATTGACAGTAGATGAAGCTAGCAAAGTAAACTCGTAGCAAAATTTTAGGACATAGCAGAAACATGGACAAACTCATCACTAAATGGACTGAAATGAATGATTGGGCAGGGAAAATAGAGGAAATAGATGAACCATACCTGAACAGGGGCAGAGCAGGGGCAGGCTGAGCAGGGGCGTTGCAGTCGCCTGCAGAGCAGCTGCGCGTCGAGGCAAGTCGGAGCAGGGCAGAGGCCCGGCTGCCGGAGCAGGGCAGGGGtacggcggccggagcagggtgTGTCACGCctgggagaggaagaggagcaggGGCGTGCCGACCCCTAGATCTCGTCGAAGTAGAGGAGAGCAGGGCGCGTCGCGCCTGGGAGAGGAAGGGGAGCAGGGGCGCGCCGAGCCATGCTCGTCGGAGCAGAGGGGAGCAGGGGCGCGCCGTGCCTGGGAAAGGAAGAAGAGCAGGGGCGCGTCGAGCTCGCGCTTGGGGGAGGCCCTGGGAGGAGCAGAGGCGGCCGCACCTGGGGAAGAAGAGTTGATGCGCGCCTGGGGGAGCAACAGAGGTGGCCGCGCAATTGCGAATAGGGGATTTTTTCTAACCCTAGCCCCTTGGCGATATATACGCCAGCGCAATTGCGCGCCCAATCTTCCTGCTCAGATTTTGGTTTCGCGTCCCCCGGTCTATCGCCAAAACCGGTAAAAAACGGGCTACGCGCCGTCCATGACCACCCAGGACCCGTTCCGTTTAGGTCGACTACCCCGTTTTTTTTCCCGTCTACACCGTCTCACGGGTCAACCGTTTAGGGGCCGATTACCCCCTAAACTGTGCGCTCAGGTGTCGTTTATCGTTTAAACCCGTTTAGACGGGCCGTTTAAGCCGTTTAGGAAAACACTGATTTTGGGTGTATTGCACTGAGTTGCATTTCATAAAACTATGGAGgatgtttttgcaaaataatcAGAAGTGGTGATCGACACGCTTTTTACCGTGGAATGCCGAATGCGGGGAGGTGCGCAAAGGGTAGTGGGTTTTAATCAAAGCTGATACTCGTGTCCGGCGACTCGATGGGTGGATGCTGCCAGTGCTAACCCTCTCAcgcgcgtgccgccgccttcgcctccCCACCCTCCAccctgaggctagggttttgcccgccgccgccgccgccgcaatccACTACTActtccccttctcctcctcaTCCACCACCGCCAATCCGATGGCCTCCTCGTCGCCGGATTGGCCGGCCTGGCGGACCCGTAAGACGTTCATCGACTTCTTCGTGTCCAAGTCGCACACGCGGTGGCCTTCGAGCCCCACGGTCCCTGTCGACGACCCCACGTTGCTGTTCGCCAACGCCGGAATGAACCAGTTCAAGCCGGTCTTCCTCGGAACGGCGGCCCCGGACTCGCCGCTCGGCCGGCTGCGCCGTGCCTGCAATACCCAAAAGTGCATCCGCGCTGGCGGGAAGCACAACGACCTCGATGACGTGGGGAAGGACACCTACCACCATACCTTTTTCGAGATGCTCGGGAACTGGTCCTTCGGGGACTACTTCAAGGAGGAGGCCATCGGCTGGGCCTGGGAACTCCTCACCGAGGTACGGAACTGATTGGTTTTTTTGTACTGATTGTTCTATCCCTGCTTTTATCTTTCTTCTGTGTAACCCTGGACCCAGCAAATCTGATGGCGGCCTGATTGAACCGGCTGTTGGGTTGACTTGGCATGAGATTGTTAGAGGCTACAGATTCAGGAGCTGCTTATGAGCTGATCTGGATTAATTGGGTTTCTAGATAATTTCCTAGATATTTTTTCACATAATGATTATGTGATGATTGGGTTGTGGCGAAAGATTCAATTATTTCTGGTCAACATGTGAGAAATTTAGCAAGGGAACATTTTGATTTCCAATTTCTAATTTTCCCTGATGTAGGATTCTGTTGTTTCGAGATAGAGTCCTGTATCCACCCCTAATTTTTGTAGTGTAGGAAAGATCCTATATCCAATGATTTGCCAATGGCCTACATTCTGAATTTGGAAAGAAGAATATACTCAAAGTGTTAAAACTATTAAGGTTAAAGGATCTTATTTCAAAGAACTGAAAGTGATGGTTTTGGATGCTGATTTGGTAATGAAAAATAGCACATTCAAATGACTATTGATCTATTATCCATGGTAATTCTAGACACGCTCTAGGTGGTAGAACACATTTACGTGAACCGTTCCCTTGTCTGCGAAATGTGTTTTCTGATGTAACTTTTCAATTTAATTATCAAAAGTAAGAAAAAAAGCTTAGGAAATTTGTACATGTATGAATTTCCCAGTGGGTTATAGAAAGCACCAGCAACTTTCATGCGTTACCTACTGATtactttgtcatgaattcacaGGTGTACAAACTGCCTACTGACAGAATTTATGCCACATACTTTGGTGGTGATGAGGAATCTGGTCTTGCTGCTGATAATGAGTCGAAAAACATATGGTTGAAATATCTACCAGAGGAAAAGGTTCTGCCTTTTGGGTGCAAGGTATTGTGCATATTCTTGGTTTGTTGGTCAAATCACTTGTTAATGCAGGACATCAGGAGAACTTGTTATTTTTGTTCCACCTTTCTTTATTTCAATTGGTCAAGTTTTTCCATGTCACCTACTATTTGGTTacattattgtatttatatccTCACTCTGTCTTTTTCGATCCTTGATAAACAGTTTACATCAATTGCTTGAACAGGACAACTTTTGGGAGATGGGTGACACTGGTCCTTGCGGACCCTGTACTGAAATTCATTTTGATCGTATTGGAAACCGTGATGCTGCTTCGTTAGTGAACAATGATGACCCTACATGTATTGAAATATGGAACCTTGTGTTCATTCAGGTCAATATACTGTTGTTTATACCTTACGTGTACACATTTAAGCTTAAAACTAGTACAGACATTTATTATGCTGTTTTTCATATTTCGTCTTTCCTTGTTTATTCCTTCTATATACTCACACTGGTGCTATTTTCAGTTCAATAGGGAGGCAGATGGTAGTTTAAGAACTTTGCCAGCAAAACATGTGGACACTGGGATGGGCTTTGAGCGATTAACTTCTATTCTTCAGAATAAAATGAGCAACTATGACACAGATATATTCATGCCATTATTCGATGCTATCCACAAGGTATATTTTGCTAAATGCACACTTGCATTTGCTTTTGTGCTTATACACATCTAAATAGTGCTTATGCACATCTAAATAGTTAATGACCACATACATATTGATAATTTTATATGCATATAAAAATGCAGTTAGCTGGTGATGGGATTCAACCATACTCTGGTAAAGTAGGTTCTGATGATGTTGACAAAGTTGATATGGCTTATAGAGTAGTCGCAGATCATATAAGAACTCTTTCTTTCGCTATTGCTGATGGTTCTCAACCTGGTAAGTGCATCCTGTTTTGGTTCATtcagctttttggttggtgatAATGAATAGATAATTATGCTTGCCATCTGGACTAGTAGCATGAAAAAATTAAGACTACAACCTAATAAAATATCGAGGATGTTGCACAACTGAAAGTGCTCTGATACAAACTTTGTGACTATTTCTCTTTTTCTATCAGTTTTGCATCGTGGGCCTTATTTTGTAATGCAAAATGGTATTCTTCATCACTAATATGAGGGTTTTTTTTAAGGAAATGAGGGAAGAGAATATGTTCTGAGGCGTATACTCAGACGGGCTGTTCACTTTGGTCATCAGAAATTGAAAACAAAGCCAAAGTTTTTTAGCTCGTAAGTGTACTTGATTCTGTAAAACACATTGCATTGCTATTTAGCTGAGCATATTAACGACATATTCTGTTACACTTGAGATGGATACCAAATTGGAGTAAAATGAGGTTAGTGTGATAATCAATTATACATTGAGTTATACTTCAAATTACAGTGTTGCAGCGGCATGTTAGTGTAGTGCAGCATATTACAAGTACATGTGCTATCTGTTGATGATTTGGATTATAGGATAAATGCTAATACCAGAAACTTGAATTACAGTTAAAAAACAAAACATTTATGTCCTTTGCAATTATGGCATGTAATTTACTGTTTAAATCATATTTTCTTTGAACAGCCTTGTTAATTTTTTTGTCCAAATGATGGGTGATGTGTTTCCTGAGCTAAAAGACAACAAAAAGAAGATTCAGGATATGATTAGAGATGAAGAACAAAGCTTTGAGAACACTCTAGCAAAGGTAATTTTAGTTTCCACTTTCCAGAAGAATTCGCTCAACCATAGCAACTTTTGAGTCAAGTTTGCTGCATTTTTACACTGGATGAATCTTTGCTTGCTGCAGATTAATGTTTACATCATATTGAGGGTAGTTCTTATAAGATGGATTcacattattatttatttgtttggTGTGTTTGTATAAAAAACAAAAGCTCACAACTAGGTGTCTAAGTTTTGGTCAAGTCCTTGGTCATGTTTCTT
This window contains:
- the LOC120689001 gene encoding uncharacterized protein LOC120689001, which encodes MSSGASNRSAATVDKPVSLKRNSEDIGWEYGVLVDLNDLNVIQCKLCPKVVKAGMYRLKLHIAQKRGQVTPCPNATPEDIAWCKQAIDDSSKAKKARLMEQQEVRDNVVIDVPSDKEDETGLHEIGSASQATVGPMDKVTKPLDASSLGIPFNAINNEEFDQMLEAAGRYGPGAKKPYQREKLLHEEVSDTKEMLKLQENEWAKNGCSIMTDAWTDQKRWSIMNMCVNCSIGTSFLESKEASSESHTGELIFQYVNSCIEKVGAQNVVQVVTNNASNNMAAKDMLYVLKPNIFWSSCATHTINLMLEDMGKMKKFTSIVDQAKALTIFNYAHHKTLSLMRKFTKKRDIIRPGVTRFSGGASIEPKGVPVLQ